The DNA window gaggttggtactaggtgggatttgaaccagggaccctcgggtttcacacggccactctgccactgcgccacgccgtccccagtgtaagcgattcagatgttattagacacgtttactaagataattctggaaaatcccttatatgcttattgtattaatagtgttttagtgagattataaagtcatacctgaaagtcggagggctgcgctgaatgccagtgtctctcagagaagccaatggaggagccaagatcacagctgcctttttgacagctataggaggaggtcgcataatccacatgtccacatttctctgttgatgcaattgttgatgactgaagttctgatatcaaccaaagctcctcatcccaccccccggattgtaaataatgtaaataattcaatgtacatactatgatgattaacttgtgtgatgactgtattatgctgatagtatatatttgtactgtgtaacgtggaccccgacttaaacaagttgaaaaacttattctggtgttaccatttagtggtcaattgtacggaatatgtactgtactgcgcaatctactaataaaagtatcaatcaatcaatcaatcaatccggtaagagccgacttaatatcacaattttcccatccaaaaacttgctggttgacatagagaaacatgttcgcttggccgctctgtgttaaagcttcacaacaaacaaagaaacagcggctgtgtttcggtgctaaaggcagctgcaatccaccgctttccaccaacagcattcttctttatagtctccattattaattgaacaaattgcaaaagattcaacaactcagatgtctaaattactgtgtaattatgcgatgaaaagagacgacttttagccgtaactggtgctgggctaaaatgtcccctccaaccaataacgtcacaaacacgcatcatcatacgcgtcatcattccgcgacgttttccactggaaactccgcgggaaatttaaaattgtaatttagtgaactaaaaaggccgtattggcatgtgttgcaatgttaatatttcatcattgatgtataaactatcaaactgcgtggtcggtagttgtgggtttcagtaggcctttaataataaaGTCGCCCTCTCCTGTATTGACACTCGTCCTCATGTTATCTTGTAGAGAAAAAAACTGAACAGTTTATCGTTTGACTTTCCTCACATCAAAAGGGCATGTGCCAAAATACATTTGTTTGGCATAAAGCCATGGCATAAACATGTCAAGTACATTCATGCAGTCATTCCAGGATTATGTAACTTAGTTTTAGCTGCCAAGTCCTCTGTACAAAAATAAACCTCCTCAGTTAATGAAgcgtttttttcaattttatttaattttttctggACACGCTACACaccagggatgtcaaagtcaaggcccgcgaaTAAATTATCTATAGCCCCTGGGACATAGGTTCTGGCTCCAGGCTGAGaaaatgcctcagactggaagtgtCTCCAGacagtggtgaggacggcggaaaagattatcaggactcctcttcctcctatccaggagatcgcaaaaagccgctgcctgaccagggctcagaaaatttgcaaagactcctcccacccccaccaaggactgttttcactgctggactctaggaagaggttccgcagcctccgtagcagaacctccaggttctgtaacagcttcttccctcaggccgtaagactcttgaacgcatcataattaaattattccCTCAactcccccaaaatggattaactagctggaataaaaaagacaatattacacacatccataaacctggatgcatatgcacaactgcaatatatttatctgtacagtaatccatttatttatatctgcaccttattgatttttttttatcctgcactaccaagagctaatgcaataaaattttgttcttatttgtactgtaaagttcaaatttgaatgacaataaaaaggaaatcTAAGTCTATAGGCGCCGAACTACaattctgccagtgggtgctttCAAGGTTCAAAGTTATCCGTCACATGCAGAcgacaccacagtgaaatgcttttttccatgctcttcagatattgcgtacagcgggatccaaacactagttgcagaatctaatacactatatacaaaaatatacaaaaattaaataactctgatgtacattaattgtAAGAtaattaagttgcacaataagtcacagtagttattaagggtgtggggaaaaatcgatttgaatacgttgtgcgattcaaaatcgattaaattttttttttttaaatacatttttttatttttttaatcaatccaacaaaccgctACACAGCAatagcataacaatgcaatccaattccaaaaccaaacctgacccagcaacactcagaactgcaataaacagagcaatttagaggagacacaaacacgacacagaacaaaccaaaagtagtgaaacaaaaatgaatattatcaacaacagtatcaatattagttataatttcagcatagcagtgattaaaaatccctcattgacattatcattagacttttataaaaaataaaaaaaagaacaatagtgtcacagtggcttacacttgcatggcatctcataagcttgacaacacactgtgtccaatgttttcacaaagataaaatgagtcatatttttggttcgttaatagttaaaacaaatttacattattgcaatcagttgataaaacattgtcctttataattataaaagcttttaaaaaaaaaaaatctactactttcctaacatgtcagcagacgggtggatcctgctgaaatcctatgtattgaatgaatacagaatcgttttgaatcggaaaaatattgttttagaatcgcgttgaatcgaaaaaatcgatatattatcgaattgcgaccccaagaatcgatattgaatcgaatcgtgggacacccaaagattcgcaaccctagtagttatggtagaagtatcagtacaagtagaagtacagtagtcaaatacagtaccagtgcaagatcaaaCAGTGtaacaatatatacagtatgtacagtataggaagcaacaaatattaggTGTCtacagttgagtagtgacagtagtatgaacaaaggtaacgGAACAGtgtgacttctttatactcttgttttcacattattttttaattatttacaatcattgaattaagagtattgtagtccggtaattacagtggcaagtaaagtgtttttacatcatttacaatcattgaatgaagagtattgtagtccggtaattacagtggtaaataAAGTGATCTTGTGCGTGCGGTTTTGTGCAATTCTGATACGCGTTAATCAGCGGTCCAGTTAAGCAGTCTGATGGCTTAGGGATAGAAGCTCCTCCTGAATCTCTCCGTTTTGGCAATGAGACTCCGGTAGCCCTTGCCTGACTGCAGCAGTGAGAAGAGGCAGTTGCTTGGGTGGCTAGAGTCCCTCACAATCCTCTTGGCCTTGGATCTACACCTCCTGGTGTAGATGTGTAGATGTATgctttgtgggctctgaactgaaTAATTcaaagattcaagattcaagattaatTATTGTCaaatgcacagttaaacagacagtttgccgtacaatgctagtccacccttcaacaagtcgcacggtacttagctaaaaataaaaataaaaagtatatacaaggcacagtaagtaacataacattattgcacattctgattgacagtcaacagtataaatatggaggtgaccttgggtcacagcagcagttaaagtgtctttagtgatcaaatgggacggcgtggcgcagtgggagagtggccctgcgcaacccgaggggccctggttcaaatcccacctactaccaacctcgtcacgtccgttgtgtcctgagcaagacacttcacccttgctcctgatgggtgctggttggcgccttgcatggcagctccctccatctgtgtgtgaatgtgtgtgtgaatgggtaaatgtggaagtagtgtcaaagcgctttgagtaccttgaaggtagaaaagcgctatacaagtacaacccatttatcatttatttatttaaatgtgaaaagtgtctacagtgatggttcacagttcgggggtggtcatggtagctgtcttttgtttaaaaagacaaaagtaaagacagggggggggggggcgagctGGCAAGGGCTCAATCATAATTGCCCTGCCCAATggacttatatatatttatattaatatattttatattcatatatttcacattaatatttatttttatatttcaaATCAATATTTTTACTGTACTTCAATAGACTGAGACTTAGACAAacgttattgatccacaagggaaattgttccccccaatccaatccactttatttatatagcacatttaaacaacaataacgtttccaaagtgctgcacagccatgttaaaaacaattgtaaaaaaaattttttttaaataaataaataaataagtgataaaaaaaagcatgaaaaGTTGAGAATAATACCAAAAATAAAGTGAAATCAAAGGAGCTACTATGATGTGCTGCCACTCTTTCAGGTTCATAAAGCGAATGCAGCAATGTAGATCGACATCATTTTTTTCTGGATACACTCCACCTTTTGTCtgccacttgttgctaggcagaattcagAGGGCTCAATCATAACTGCCCCTTATGCCAATTAACttaattgatttttgattttagTAAGCAGTAATGTAAATCAGAACACCATTGGTCGTATTTTTTTACTGAACATTTGATAGGCCAGTTGCTTTAAGGCAGAATTAATATTCACTTTATTCAAACTTTATTATTCATTCCTTTATGTTTCCAGAGCCTAATTAGGAAGATGACATCCCAGCCACAACAACGCTACCTGGTCTTGTTCGACTTTGACGAGACCATCGTCAATGAGAACAGCGACGACGCCGTCCTGCAGGCGCTGCCGGACCCGCACCTTCCTGATTGGCTGAAAAACAGCTACCGCGAGGGCCACTACAACGAGCACATGCAGCAGATTTTGGCCTTCATGTCCGAGCAGGGCGTCTCCCCCGACGCCATTCAATTGGCGGTGGAAAAGATCCCTCCCACTCCTGGTCTCCTCAACCTGCTGCAGTTCCTGCAGAGCCACCAGCAGGATTTTGAGCTGGCGGTGGTTTCGGACGCCAACATGTACTTCATCGAAACCTGGCTGAAGCAGGCGGGGGTGCGCCACCTCTTCAGGAAGATCTTCACTAACCCGGCCAGCTTCGACGATGACGGCCGCCTCGTGCTGCTGCCTTTCCACGCACACTCGTGCCCCCATTGCCCTGACAACATGTGCAAGCAGGTGATCCTGAGAGAATACCTGACTGTCCGTCAAAAGGAGCGCGGCGGCGCCTCCTTCCAACGCGTATTTTACATTGGAGACGGGGCCAATGACATATGCCCCTTGCTAGTCCTGGGGCCCCGGGACACGGCCTTCCCTAGGAAGGACTTCCCCATGCACAGGCTGCTGCTGGAGTCCCAGGGAAGCAAGTTTAAGACCAACATGGTTCCCTGGAGCAGAGGCCAGGACGTAGTGGACTGTTTGAAGAAGATCATGGAAGAAAGATGA is part of the Nerophis ophidion isolate RoL-2023_Sa linkage group LG08, RoL_Noph_v1.0, whole genome shotgun sequence genome and encodes:
- the LOC133558345 gene encoding probable phosphatase phospho1; the protein is MTSQPQQRYLVLFDFDETIVNENSDDAVLQALPDPHLPDWLKNSYREGHYNEHMQQILAFMSEQGVSPDAIQLAVEKIPPTPGLLNLLQFLQSHQQDFELAVVSDANMYFIETWLKQAGVRHLFRKIFTNPASFDDDGRLVLLPFHAHSCPHCPDNMCKQVILREYLTVRQKERGGASFQRVFYIGDGANDICPLLVLGPRDTAFPRKDFPMHRLLLESQGSKFKTNMVPWSRGQDVVDCLKKIMEER